Proteins encoded within one genomic window of Cryptosporangium aurantiacum:
- a CDS encoding copper chaperone PCu(A)C → MRGSAARPLGQPKRRGRRAATLITLGLVGAFALTGCSAGQVAETALKVPSIPGVDAHAGDIAIRNALVAFPSQGYDWAAGSDVPLSLRLINNGETADRLVSASSDLASSVELQVVPEGAQATEAPHSPSAPVSETVSPSAGGTPSPGEETPSGAVVTGTPSPTLSGGVPSPAPSRGTAPAVESPIPTASPGPTLPLELPAQRLVALEAGGPQLVLTSIKEELDAAAVVTVTLNFERAGTIVLQLPFAPPASPLPRESVTHAGDEGEHGAPADAEHAE, encoded by the coding sequence GTGAGGGGATCTGCCGCTCGACCGCTAGGTCAGCCGAAGCGGCGTGGCCGCCGGGCCGCGACCCTGATCACGCTAGGCCTCGTCGGCGCCTTCGCGCTGACCGGGTGCAGTGCCGGCCAGGTCGCCGAGACCGCGCTCAAGGTCCCGTCGATCCCCGGCGTCGACGCGCATGCCGGCGACATCGCCATCCGCAACGCGCTCGTCGCGTTCCCGTCGCAGGGCTACGACTGGGCGGCAGGCAGCGACGTCCCGCTGTCGCTGCGCCTGATCAACAACGGCGAGACCGCCGACCGGCTGGTCTCCGCCAGCAGCGACCTGGCGAGCTCGGTGGAGCTCCAGGTCGTCCCCGAGGGCGCCCAGGCCACCGAGGCGCCGCACTCCCCGAGCGCCCCGGTCTCCGAGACCGTGTCGCCGTCCGCAGGCGGCACCCCGAGCCCCGGCGAGGAAACGCCGTCCGGCGCGGTCGTCACCGGGACGCCGTCGCCGACGCTCAGCGGCGGGGTGCCCAGCCCCGCGCCGTCCCGTGGGACCGCCCCGGCCGTGGAGTCGCCGATCCCGACCGCGAGTCCGGGCCCGACGCTGCCGCTCGAGCTGCCCGCCCAGCGGCTGGTCGCGCTCGAGGCCGGCGGGCCGCAGCTGGTGCTGACCTCGATCAAGGAGGAGCTCGACGCGGCCGCGGTCGTCACCGTGACGCTGAACTTCGAGCGGGCGGGCACCATCGTGCTGCAGTTGCCGTTCGCCCCGCCCGCGTCGCCGCTGCCGCGCGAGTCGGTCACCCATGCCGGTGACGAGGGTGAGCACGGCGCTCCCGCGGACGCGGAGCACGCCGAGTAG
- the radA gene encoding DNA repair protein RadA has protein sequence MPPRAAAKATRERPAYRCTECGLTVAKWVGRCPECQAWGTIDEVGAGPVALQQVGPGPVTAPARPIGDIDVRAAKARPTGVDELDRVLGGGLVPGAVLLLAGEPGVGKSTLLLEVAHRYAAGGAAPALVVTGEESAAQVRLRADRTDRLHPSLYLAAETDLSAVLGHVEAVSPGLLVVDSVQTISSPALDSSPGSVTQVRAVTAALIASAKARNMATILVGHVTKDGNVAGPRVLEHLVDVVLHFEGERHSTLRLVRAVKNRYGPSDEVGCFEMHDRGIRGLADPSGLFLTRHTEAVPGTCVSVLLEGVRPLLAEVQALVAPTHLPTPRRAVSGLDSARVAMVLAVTERRGNVRLKEQDVYTATVGGAKVTEPAGDLAVALAVASAAKDKALPPDLVAIGELGLSGDVRRVGAVERRLAEAARLGFRQALVPTGSIERTPPNIKVTEVDDLRAALGHVFRDKVRSLSGVGTTPSGEDSPTGRRR, from the coding sequence ATGCCACCCCGCGCAGCCGCGAAGGCCACCCGTGAGCGCCCCGCCTACCGCTGCACCGAGTGCGGGCTCACCGTTGCGAAGTGGGTCGGCCGCTGCCCCGAATGCCAGGCCTGGGGCACGATCGACGAGGTCGGGGCGGGTCCGGTCGCGCTGCAGCAGGTGGGTCCCGGCCCAGTCACCGCGCCTGCCCGCCCGATCGGCGACATCGACGTGCGGGCGGCCAAGGCCCGGCCGACCGGCGTCGACGAGCTCGACCGGGTGCTCGGCGGTGGCCTGGTGCCCGGCGCCGTGCTGCTGCTGGCCGGTGAGCCCGGCGTCGGCAAGTCCACGCTGCTGCTCGAGGTCGCCCACCGCTACGCCGCCGGCGGCGCGGCACCGGCGCTGGTGGTCACCGGTGAGGAGTCCGCGGCCCAGGTCCGGCTGCGTGCCGACCGCACCGACCGTCTCCACCCGTCGCTCTACCTCGCCGCCGAGACCGACCTGTCCGCGGTGCTGGGGCACGTCGAAGCGGTCTCTCCCGGCCTGCTGGTCGTCGACTCGGTGCAGACGATCTCCTCGCCAGCGCTCGACAGCTCGCCCGGCAGCGTCACCCAGGTGCGCGCGGTTACCGCGGCGCTGATCGCGTCGGCGAAGGCACGCAACATGGCGACGATCCTGGTCGGCCACGTCACCAAGGACGGCAACGTGGCCGGCCCGCGAGTGCTCGAGCACCTGGTCGACGTCGTCCTGCACTTCGAGGGCGAGCGGCACTCGACGCTGCGGCTCGTCCGCGCGGTGAAGAACCGGTACGGCCCGTCCGACGAGGTCGGTTGCTTCGAGATGCACGACCGGGGCATCCGTGGCCTCGCCGACCCGTCCGGCCTGTTCCTCACCCGGCACACCGAGGCGGTGCCGGGCACCTGCGTCTCGGTGCTCCTGGAGGGCGTCCGCCCGCTGCTGGCCGAGGTTCAGGCGCTGGTGGCGCCGACCCACCTCCCGACGCCGCGGCGGGCGGTCAGCGGGCTCGATTCGGCACGGGTGGCGATGGTGCTCGCGGTCACCGAGCGGCGCGGCAACGTGCGGCTGAAGGAGCAGGACGTCTACACCGCGACCGTCGGCGGCGCGAAGGTCACCGAGCCCGCCGGTGACCTCGCGGTCGCGTTGGCCGTGGCATCCGCGGCCAAGGACAAGGCTCTGCCACCCGATCTGGTCGCGATCGGCGAACTCGGGTTGTCCGGTGACGTCCGCCGGGTGGGGGCAGTAGAACGCCGGCTGGCCGAGGCCGCGCGCCTGGGGTTTCGGCAGGCCCTGGTGCCGACCGGGTCGATCGAGCGCACTCCGCCCAACATCAAGGTCACCGAGGTCGACGATTTGCGGGCCGCCTTGGGGCACGTGTTCCGGGATAAGGTACGTAGCCTGTCCGGGGTAGGGACGACGCCGTCCGGGGAAGACTCCCCGACAGGTCGACGGCGGTGA
- the disA gene encoding DNA integrity scanning diadenylate cyclase DisA, whose product MPGGTAVVGTEREEQLRQTLARIAPGTSLRDGLDRILRGNTGALIVFGHDKTVDAISTGGFPLDVEFTPTGLRELAKMDGALVLSNDGSRIVRAAVHLMPDSSIPAVESGTRHRTAERVSRQTGFPVISVSQSMRIIGLYVGGTRYVLDETSSILSKANQALATLERYKLRLDEVSGTLSALEIEDLVTVRDAMSVTQRLEMVRRISDEIAGYVIELGTDGRLLKLQLDELMAGVDADRELVIRDYLPAGRRTRSVADVLDDLDRLSATELLDLTLVARGVGYPATADALEGAVSPRGYRLLAKVPRLPGAVIDRLVEHFGGLQKLLGATVDDLRAVEGVGDARARSVREGLSRLAESSILERYV is encoded by the coding sequence ATGCCTGGAGGTACAGCCGTGGTCGGGACGGAGCGCGAGGAGCAGCTCCGGCAAACGCTCGCCCGGATCGCACCGGGAACCTCCCTACGCGATGGGCTCGACCGGATCCTGCGCGGCAACACCGGCGCCCTGATCGTCTTCGGGCACGACAAGACCGTCGACGCGATCTCCACCGGTGGTTTCCCGCTCGACGTCGAGTTCACCCCGACCGGCCTCCGCGAGCTGGCGAAAATGGACGGTGCGCTGGTGCTGTCCAACGACGGTTCGCGGATCGTGCGCGCGGCGGTCCACCTGATGCCCGACTCGTCGATACCGGCGGTGGAGTCCGGCACCCGGCACCGCACCGCCGAGCGAGTGTCTCGGCAGACCGGCTTCCCGGTGATCTCGGTCAGCCAGTCGATGCGCATCATCGGGCTCTACGTCGGCGGCACCCGGTACGTGCTGGACGAGACGTCCTCGATCCTGTCCAAGGCCAACCAGGCACTGGCCACGCTGGAGCGCTACAAGCTTCGGCTGGACGAGGTGTCCGGAACGCTCTCCGCGCTGGAGATCGAAGACCTGGTCACGGTCCGCGACGCGATGTCGGTGACCCAGCGGCTCGAGATGGTTCGCCGGATCTCGGACGAGATCGCCGGCTACGTGATCGAGCTCGGCACCGACGGGCGTCTGCTCAAGCTCCAGCTCGACGAGTTGATGGCCGGTGTCGACGCCGACCGCGAACTGGTGATCCGCGACTACCTGCCAGCCGGCCGCCGTACCCGGTCGGTCGCCGACGTCCTCGACGACCTCGATCGGCTGTCCGCGACCGAGCTGCTCGATCTGACGCTGGTCGCCCGCGGCGTCGGTTACCCGGCCACTGCGGACGCTCTGGAGGGCGCCGTGAGCCCGCGCGGGTACCGGCTGCTGGCGAAGGTGCCCCGCCTGCCCGGCGCGGTCATCGACCGGCTGGTCGAGCACTTCGGTGGGCTCCAGAAGCTCCTGGGCGCGACCGTCGACGACCTGCGCGCAGTCGAGGGCGTCGGCGACGCCAGGGCCCGCTCCGTCCGAGAGGGCCTCTCCCGCCTAGCCGAATCCTCAATCCTGGAGCGGTACGTCTGA
- a CDS encoding A/G-specific adenine glycosylase gives MSTTLPPDLPLATRFAALVLDWYGENARDLPWRTPDATPWDVLVSEIMLQQTPVSRVLPAYQEWMTRWPTPAALAADEPGEAVRAWGRLGYPRRALRLHECAVAITSRHGGELPTDLEALLALPGVGAYTARAVASFAYRQRHAVVDTNVRRVLSRVVTGVADAAPGSATRDLALAEPLVPTDAGVAARYAVAVMELGALVCTARAPRCADCPVVADCAWFRAGKPAYDGPVRRPQGYAGTDRQVRGRLLAVLRDADGPVPQAALDVVWHDPVQRGRALDGLVTDGLVDPLPDGRYALPGAR, from the coding sequence ATGTCAACGACGCTCCCCCCTGATCTGCCCCTCGCGACCCGGTTCGCAGCCCTCGTGCTCGACTGGTACGGCGAGAACGCCCGCGACCTCCCGTGGCGCACCCCGGACGCCACGCCCTGGGACGTCCTGGTCAGCGAGATCATGCTCCAGCAGACGCCGGTCTCCCGCGTCCTGCCCGCCTACCAGGAGTGGATGACCCGCTGGCCGACGCCGGCCGCGCTCGCCGCCGACGAGCCCGGCGAGGCGGTCCGCGCCTGGGGGCGGCTGGGCTACCCACGGCGTGCGCTGCGCCTGCACGAGTGCGCGGTAGCGATCACGTCGCGGCACGGCGGTGAGCTGCCGACCGACCTGGAGGCGCTGCTCGCGCTGCCGGGCGTCGGCGCGTACACGGCCCGAGCCGTGGCGTCGTTCGCGTACCGCCAGCGGCACGCGGTCGTGGACACCAACGTCCGCCGGGTGCTGAGCCGGGTGGTGACCGGTGTCGCGGACGCCGCCCCCGGCTCCGCGACCCGCGACCTCGCGCTGGCGGAGCCGCTCGTCCCCACCGATGCCGGGGTCGCGGCCCGGTACGCGGTCGCCGTCATGGAACTGGGGGCTCTGGTGTGTACCGCGAGGGCGCCCCGGTGTGCCGACTGTCCGGTCGTGGCCGACTGTGCCTGGTTCCGCGCCGGTAAACCGGCCTATGACGGGCCGGTGCGGCGTCCGCAGGGGTACGCGGGCACCGACCGGCAGGTGCGCGGGCGGCTGCTGGCCGTTCTCCGGGACGCCGACGGCCCGGTGCCGCAAGCCGCGCTGGACGTCGTCTGGCACGACCCCGTACAGCGCGGCCGGGCGCTGGACGGCCTCGTCACCGACGGCCTCGTCGACCCTCTCCCCGACGGCCGCTACGCCCTCCCCGGCGCCCGCTGA
- a CDS encoding ATP-dependent Clp protease ATP-binding subunit yields the protein MFERFTDRARRVVVLAQEEARMLNHNYIGTEHILLGLIHEGEGVAAKALESLGISLEGVRQQVEEIIGQGQQAPSGHIPFTPRAKKVLELSLREALQLGHNYIGTEHILLGLIREGEGVAAQVLVKLGADLNRVRQQVIQLLSGYQGKEPAGSGAPAEGTPSTSLVLDQFGRNLTQAAREQKLDPVIGREKEIERVMQVLSRRTKNNPVLIGEPGVGKTAVVEGLAQAIVKGEVPETLKDKQLYTLDLGALVAGSRYRGDFEERLKKVLKEIRTRGDIILFIDEIHTLVGAGAAEGAIDAASILKPMLARGELQTIGATTLDEYRKYVEKDAALERRFQPIQVGEPSLAHTIEILKGLRDRYEAHHRISITDGALVAAATLADRYISDRFLPDKAIDLIDEAGARMRIRRMTAPPDLREFDERIAGVRREKESAIDAQDFEKAASLRDKEKQLLGQKAQREKEWKAGDLDVVSEVDDEQIAEVLANWTGIPVFKLTEEETSRLLRMEDELHKRVVGQEQAIKAVSQAIRRTRAGLKDPKRPGGSFIFAGPSGVGKTELSKALAEFLFGDEDALIQLDMSEFHDRYTVSRLVGAPPGYVGYDEGGQLTEKVRRKPFSVVLFDEVEKAHPDVFNTLLQILEDGRLTDGQGRIVDFKNTVLILTSNLGTRDIAKAVSLGFQAGNDTTSNYERMKLKVQDELKQHFRPEFLNRIDDTIVFHQLTEEEIVQIVDLMLNRVDTALKNKDMGLELTDAAKKLLAAKGYDPVLGARPLRRTIQREIEDTLSEKILFGELAAGQIVVVDVTGLDPEDKTKGEFTFRGADKPAPLPDAVTAEIAGETAAE from the coding sequence ATGTTCGAGAGGTTTACCGACCGCGCGAGGCGTGTTGTCGTCCTGGCTCAAGAAGAAGCCCGGATGCTCAACCACAACTACATCGGCACCGAGCACATCCTGCTCGGCCTCATCCACGAGGGTGAGGGCGTCGCGGCCAAGGCGCTCGAGTCCCTGGGGATCTCGCTGGAGGGCGTTCGCCAGCAGGTCGAGGAGATCATCGGGCAGGGCCAGCAGGCGCCCAGCGGCCACATTCCGTTCACGCCGCGAGCCAAGAAGGTGCTCGAGCTGTCGCTCCGCGAGGCGCTGCAGCTCGGTCACAACTACATCGGCACCGAGCACATCCTGCTCGGGCTCATCCGTGAGGGCGAGGGCGTCGCCGCCCAGGTCCTGGTGAAGCTGGGGGCCGACCTCAACCGGGTCCGCCAGCAGGTGATCCAGCTGCTCTCCGGATACCAGGGCAAGGAGCCGGCGGGCTCGGGTGCTCCGGCCGAAGGCACCCCGTCGACCTCGCTCGTCCTCGACCAGTTCGGTCGCAACCTGACCCAGGCCGCGCGCGAGCAGAAGCTCGACCCGGTCATCGGTCGGGAGAAGGAAATCGAGCGGGTCATGCAGGTGCTGTCCCGCCGCACCAAGAACAACCCGGTGCTGATCGGCGAGCCCGGCGTCGGCAAGACCGCCGTCGTCGAAGGGCTGGCCCAGGCGATCGTCAAGGGCGAGGTGCCCGAGACGCTCAAGGACAAGCAGCTCTACACGCTCGACCTCGGTGCGCTGGTCGCCGGGTCGCGCTACCGCGGTGACTTCGAAGAGCGTCTGAAGAAGGTGCTCAAGGAGATCCGCACCCGCGGCGACATCATCCTGTTCATCGACGAGATCCACACGCTGGTCGGTGCGGGTGCCGCCGAGGGCGCGATCGACGCCGCGTCGATCCTGAAGCCGATGCTGGCCCGGGGTGAGCTGCAGACGATCGGCGCGACCACGCTCGACGAGTACCGCAAGTACGTCGAGAAGGACGCCGCTCTCGAGCGTCGGTTCCAGCCGATCCAGGTCGGCGAGCCGTCGCTGGCGCACACGATCGAGATCCTCAAGGGGCTGCGCGACCGGTACGAGGCGCACCACCGCATCTCGATCACCGACGGCGCTCTGGTGGCCGCGGCGACGCTGGCCGACCGGTACATCTCCGACCGCTTCCTGCCGGACAAGGCGATCGACCTGATCGACGAGGCCGGTGCTCGGATGCGCATCCGCCGGATGACCGCTCCGCCGGACCTGCGCGAGTTCGACGAGCGCATCGCGGGCGTGCGGCGCGAGAAGGAGTCCGCGATCGACGCGCAGGACTTCGAGAAGGCCGCGTCGCTCCGCGACAAGGAGAAGCAGCTGCTGGGCCAGAAGGCGCAGCGGGAGAAGGAGTGGAAGGCCGGTGACCTCGACGTCGTGAGCGAGGTCGACGACGAGCAGATCGCCGAGGTGCTGGCGAACTGGACGGGCATCCCGGTCTTCAAGCTCACCGAGGAGGAGACCAGCCGTCTGCTCCGCATGGAGGACGAGCTGCACAAGCGGGTCGTCGGCCAGGAGCAGGCGATCAAGGCGGTCTCGCAGGCCATCCGGCGTACCCGGGCCGGCCTGAAGGACCCGAAGCGTCCCGGTGGTTCGTTCATCTTCGCCGGCCCGTCCGGTGTGGGTAAGACCGAGCTCTCGAAGGCGCTCGCCGAGTTCCTGTTCGGTGACGAGGACGCGCTGATCCAGCTCGACATGTCCGAGTTCCACGACCGGTACACGGTGTCGCGTCTGGTGGGTGCGCCTCCCGGCTACGTCGGTTACGACGAGGGCGGCCAGCTCACCGAGAAGGTGCGCCGCAAGCCGTTCTCCGTGGTCCTCTTCGACGAGGTCGAGAAGGCTCACCCGGACGTGTTCAACACGCTCCTGCAGATCCTGGAGGACGGTCGCCTGACCGACGGCCAGGGCCGGATCGTGGACTTCAAGAACACGGTGCTGATCCTGACGTCGAACCTGGGTACCCGCGACATCGCCAAGGCCGTGTCGCTCGGCTTCCAGGCAGGCAACGACACGACCAGCAACTACGAGCGCATGAAGCTCAAGGTCCAGGACGAGCTGAAGCAGCACTTCCGTCCCGAGTTCCTCAACCGGATCGACGACACGATCGTCTTCCACCAGCTCACCGAGGAAGAGATCGTTCAGATCGTCGACCTCATGCTGAACCGGGTGGACACCGCGCTGAAGAACAAGGACATGGGGCTGGAGCTCACCGACGCGGCCAAGAAGCTCCTGGCCGCCAAGGGCTACGACCCGGTGCTGGGTGCTCGGCCGCTGCGCCGGACGATCCAGCGCGAGATCGAGGACACGCTCTCGGAGAAGATCCTCTTCGGGGAGCTGGCCGCCGGTCAGATCGTCGTCGTCGACGTCACCGGGCTCGACCCGGAGGACAAGACGAAGGGCGAGTTCACGTTTCGCGGTGCGGACAAGCCCGCTCCGCTCCCGGACGCAGTGACCGCCGAGATCGCCGGCGAGACCGCGGCCGAGTAA
- a CDS encoding histone-like nucleoid-structuring protein Lsr2: MAQKVQVLLVDDIDGGEAEETVSFSLDGVTYEIDLSSKNAATLRDAVAPYVGAARKTGRSAAVKQAAAARTRSSGSTATADREQNQAIREWAKKRGFKVSDRGRIPNDIVQKFHAS; this comes from the coding sequence GTGGCGCAGAAGGTGCAGGTGCTTCTCGTCGATGACATCGACGGAGGAGAAGCAGAAGAGACGGTCTCGTTCTCGCTCGATGGCGTGACTTACGAAATCGATCTGTCTTCCAAGAACGCGGCGACGTTGCGTGACGCCGTTGCGCCTTACGTCGGTGCCGCGCGTAAGACCGGTCGGTCCGCCGCCGTGAAGCAGGCCGCTGCTGCCCGCACCCGTTCGTCCGGTTCCACTGCGACCGCCGATCGCGAGCAGAACCAGGCCATCCGTGAATGGGCGAAGAAGCGCGGATTCAAGGTTTCCGACCGCGGCCGTATCCCGAACGACATCGTTCAGAAGTTCCACGCGAGCTGA
- the lysS gene encoding lysine--tRNA ligase yields the protein MPGNADPAADDDAFESDLPEQVRVRLEKRARMLADGVEPYPVGFPRTTTLAEIRGRYPDLGPDEHTGERVSVTGRVIFIRNTGKLCFATLREGDGTELQAMLSLAQVGAESLEGWKSLVDLGDHVGIDGEVITSRRGELSVLADRWVLTAKALRPLPVAHKPMGEETRIRQRYADLIVRPEARRMVEVRTETVRALRDSLNRRQFLEVETPMLQTVHGGAAARPFITHFNAFDLDVYLRIAPELFLKRCVVGGIEKVYEINRNFRNEGADSTHSPEFTMLEVYEAYGDYDTMARLTRELYQEAATAVFGSTVVERFDGSEINLGGEWETASLFTLVSEAVGEEVTPDTPIETLRTYAEKHGIAVNPLWLHGKLVEELFEALCEERLAGPIFVRNYPLDTSPLTRPHRSLPGVAEKWDLYIDGVERGTAYSELVDPVIQRERLVAQSALAAKGDVEAMQLDEDFLRALEYGMPPSGGMGMGVDRMLQVFTGRGIRDTILFPFVRPV from the coding sequence CTGCCCGGGAACGCCGACCCGGCCGCTGACGACGACGCGTTCGAGAGCGACCTCCCCGAGCAGGTCCGGGTCCGGTTGGAGAAGCGGGCCCGGATGCTCGCGGACGGCGTCGAGCCGTATCCGGTCGGGTTCCCGCGCACGACGACGCTGGCCGAGATCCGTGGTCGGTACCCCGATCTGGGGCCGGACGAGCACACCGGCGAGCGGGTATCGGTGACCGGGCGGGTCATCTTCATCCGCAACACCGGCAAGCTCTGCTTCGCGACGCTGCGGGAAGGCGACGGCACCGAGCTCCAGGCGATGCTGAGCCTGGCTCAGGTCGGCGCGGAATCGCTGGAGGGCTGGAAGTCGCTGGTCGACCTCGGTGACCACGTCGGCATCGACGGTGAGGTCATCACGTCCCGTCGGGGTGAGTTGAGCGTCCTCGCCGACCGTTGGGTGCTCACCGCAAAGGCACTGCGGCCGTTGCCGGTCGCGCACAAGCCGATGGGTGAGGAAACCCGGATCCGGCAGCGTTATGCAGATCTGATCGTTCGGCCGGAAGCGCGCCGGATGGTAGAAGTGCGTACCGAGACCGTGCGTGCGCTTCGGGATTCCCTGAACCGTCGGCAGTTCCTCGAGGTCGAGACGCCGATGTTGCAGACTGTGCACGGTGGTGCTGCTGCGCGGCCGTTCATCACCCATTTCAACGCGTTCGATCTCGACGTCTACCTTCGGATCGCTCCAGAGCTGTTCTTGAAGCGTTGTGTGGTAGGCGGCATTGAGAAGGTTTACGAGATCAATCGAAACTTCCGTAACGAAGGGGCGGATTCCACGCACTCGCCGGAATTCACCATGCTCGAGGTGTACGAAGCCTACGGCGACTACGACACGATGGCCCGACTGACCAGGGAGCTCTACCAGGAGGCCGCGACCGCGGTGTTCGGGTCGACGGTCGTGGAGCGCTTCGACGGCTCGGAGATCAACCTGGGCGGCGAATGGGAAACCGCTTCGCTCTTTACGCTCGTCTCCGAGGCGGTCGGTGAGGAGGTCACTCCGGACACCCCGATCGAGACGCTGCGCACGTACGCCGAGAAGCACGGCATCGCTGTGAATCCACTGTGGCTGCACGGCAAGCTGGTCGAGGAGCTGTTCGAAGCATTGTGTGAGGAGCGGTTGGCCGGCCCGATCTTTGTCCGGAACTATCCGCTCGACACCAGTCCGCTGACGCGTCCGCACCGGTCGCTGCCGGGCGTCGCGGAGAAGTGGGACCTCTACATCGACGGGGTCGAGCGCGGCACCGCGTACTCCGAACTGGTCGATCCGGTCATCCAGCGGGAACGCCTGGTCGCGCAGTCCGCGCTGGCCGCCAAGGGTGACGTCGAGGCCATGCAGTTGGACGAGGACTTCCTGCGCGCGCTCGAATACGGCATGCCACCGTCGGGTGGAATGGGTATGGGCGTGGACCGTATGCTCCAGGTGTTCACCGGCCGCGGCATCCGCGACACGATTCTGTTCCCGTTCGTCCGGCCGGTTTAA